Proteins encoded within one genomic window of Streptomyces taklimakanensis:
- a CDS encoding menaquinone biosynthesis decarboxylase has translation MAYDDLRSLLRALERDGDLVRVKAEVDPHLEVGEIVDRVQKSGGPALLFENVRGTDLPLAMNVYGTDRRLLKALGLASYDEIGEKIGGLLRPELPHGFVGVREAFGKLGSMAHVPPRKVKEAPVQDVVLTGDDVDLEKLPALFTWPEDGGSFFNLGLTHTKDPETGIRNLGLYRLQRHDRRTIGMHWQIHKDSRNHYQVAARRGERLPVAIAFGCPPAVTYASTAPLPGDIDEYLFAGFLQGRRVEMVDCKTVPLQVPARAEVVLEGWLEPGKMLPEGPFGDHTGFYTPQEDFPALTIDCVTMRRRPVFQSIVVGRPPTEDGPLGRATERFFLPLLKIIVPDIVDYHLPEAGGFHNCAIVSIDKKYPKHAQKVMSAIWGAHMMSLTKLIVVVDADCDVHDLHEVAWRALGNTDYARDLLLTEGPVDHLDHASYQQFWGGKAGIDATAKWPEEGYTRDGGWPNMVLSDPDTAEKVTRRWREYGL, from the coding sequence ATGGCATACGACGATCTCCGCTCGCTGCTGCGGGCCCTGGAGCGCGACGGTGACCTCGTCCGGGTCAAGGCCGAGGTGGACCCCCACCTGGAAGTGGGGGAGATCGTCGACCGGGTCCAGAAGTCCGGCGGTCCGGCCCTGCTCTTCGAGAACGTCCGCGGCACCGACCTCCCGCTGGCGATGAACGTCTACGGCACCGACCGCAGGTTGCTCAAGGCGCTGGGCCTGGCCTCCTACGACGAGATCGGCGAGAAGATCGGCGGACTGCTGAGGCCGGAGCTGCCGCACGGCTTCGTCGGGGTCCGGGAGGCGTTCGGCAAGCTCGGTTCGATGGCGCACGTGCCGCCGAGGAAGGTCAAGGAGGCACCCGTCCAGGACGTGGTCCTCACCGGCGACGACGTCGACCTGGAGAAGCTGCCCGCGCTGTTCACCTGGCCCGAGGACGGCGGCTCGTTCTTCAACCTGGGCCTGACCCACACCAAGGACCCCGAGACCGGCATCCGCAACCTGGGCCTGTACCGGCTCCAGCGCCACGACCGGCGCACCATCGGGATGCACTGGCAGATCCACAAGGACAGCCGCAACCACTACCAGGTGGCCGCGCGGCGCGGCGAGCGGTTGCCGGTGGCCATCGCCTTCGGCTGTCCGCCCGCCGTCACCTACGCCTCCACCGCGCCGTTGCCCGGCGACATCGACGAGTACCTCTTCGCCGGTTTCCTCCAGGGGAGGCGGGTGGAGATGGTGGACTGCAAGACGGTGCCGCTCCAGGTCCCGGCCCGTGCCGAGGTGGTGCTGGAGGGCTGGCTGGAACCGGGGAAGATGCTTCCGGAGGGGCCCTTCGGCGACCACACCGGCTTCTACACGCCCCAGGAGGACTTCCCGGCGCTGACCATCGACTGCGTCACCATGCGCAGGCGACCGGTCTTCCAGTCGATCGTGGTGGGCCGCCCGCCGACGGAGGACGGTCCGCTGGGACGGGCCACGGAGCGGTTCTTCCTGCCGCTGCTGAAGATCATCGTGCCGGACATCGTGGACTACCACCTGCCGGAGGCGGGTGGCTTCCACAACTGCGCGATCGTCTCGATCGACAAGAAGTACCCCAAGCACGCGCAGAAGGTGATGTCGGCGATCTGGGGCGCGCACATGATGTCGCTGACCAAGCTGATCGTCGTGGTGGACGCCGACTGCGACGTCCACGATCTGCACGAGGTCGCCTGGCGGGCCCTGGGCAACACCGACTACGCCCGCGACCTGCTGCTCACCGAAGGACCGGTCGACCACCTCGACCACGCCTCCTACCAGCAGTTCTGGGGGGGCAAGGCGGGCATCGACGCCACCGCCAAGTGGCCCGAGGAGGGCTACACCCGCGACGGCGGCTGGCCGAACATGGTGCTCTCCGACCCGGACACGGCCGAGAAGGTCACCCGCCGCTGGCGGGAGTACGGGCTGTGA
- the mqnP gene encoding menaquinone biosynthesis prenyltransferase MqnP produces the protein MSAAAEGVAGPQPAPDVGRVRAFLRLVMIEHSIFALPFAYIASLTAMFLDDGTVHWWDLLLVTVAMVGMRTFAMAANRIIDREIDARNPRTAGRELVTGTVSVRTAWTGALIALAVFLGAAALLNPLCLALAPLAVVPMVVYPYGKRFTDFPHAILGLAQAIGPVGAWIAVTGTWSWEAVVLGAAVGVWIGGFDLIYACQDVAADRAHGVRSVPARFGIAGALYGARGSHVVTVALLGWYGALTEAGAAYWVGLAIVAAAFGYEHSIVRPGDLSRLNRAFFTVNGFIGMALFGCALVDLVVRGLTP, from the coding sequence GTGAGCGCCGCGGCGGAAGGCGTCGCCGGGCCACAGCCGGCCCCGGACGTGGGCAGGGTCAGGGCGTTCCTGCGGCTGGTGATGATCGAGCACTCGATCTTCGCCCTGCCCTTCGCCTACATCGCCTCGCTCACCGCGATGTTCCTCGACGACGGAACCGTCCACTGGTGGGACCTGCTGCTGGTCACCGTCGCGATGGTGGGCATGCGCACCTTCGCCATGGCCGCCAACCGGATCATCGACCGGGAGATCGACGCGCGCAATCCGCGCACCGCGGGCCGGGAACTCGTCACCGGGACGGTGTCGGTGCGCACCGCGTGGACCGGCGCGCTGATCGCCCTGGCCGTCTTCCTCGGTGCGGCGGCACTGCTCAACCCGCTGTGCCTGGCGCTGGCGCCGCTCGCGGTGGTGCCGATGGTGGTCTACCCCTACGGGAAGCGGTTCACCGACTTCCCCCACGCCATCCTCGGACTCGCCCAGGCCATCGGGCCCGTGGGCGCCTGGATCGCGGTCACCGGGACGTGGTCGTGGGAGGCGGTGGTCCTCGGAGCGGCGGTCGGCGTCTGGATCGGCGGCTTCGACCTGATCTACGCCTGCCAGGACGTGGCCGCCGACCGGGCCCACGGGGTGCGGTCGGTGCCGGCGCGCTTCGGCATCGCCGGGGCGCTGTACGGGGCGCGCGGCAGCCACGTCGTCACCGTGGCGCTGCTGGGCTGGTACGGGGCGCTGACGGAGGCCGGGGCGGCGTACTGGGTGGGCCTGGCGATCGTGGCGGCGGCGTTCGGCTACGAGCACTCCATCGTGCGGCCCGGCGATCTGTCCCGACTGAACCGGGCGTTCTTCACCGTCAACGGCTTCATCGGAATGGCCCTGTTCGGGTGCGCGCTCGTCGACCTGGTGGTCCGCGGGCTGACGCCCTGA
- a CDS encoding rhomboid family intramembrane serine protease — translation MVYGPTTGATRPSRASKAMAAGVLMLSWVALLWLLEAFDVATGHSLDTYGISPRETEELADVVPAAFLHFGWDHVAANSLPLLVLGFLAAVRGIARFLAVCLTIIVVSGAGVWLTAPDNSLTAGASGVVFGLFGYLLVRGFVDRDALDITVGITVVLVYGSILWGVLPTAEGVSWQGHLFGLIGGVLAAFWFRRSVPAGRFRQPIP, via the coding sequence ATGGTGTACGGACCGACGACCGGGGCGACCCGCCCCTCGCGCGCCTCCAAAGCGATGGCCGCGGGAGTGCTGATGCTCTCCTGGGTGGCCCTGCTGTGGCTGCTGGAGGCGTTCGACGTCGCCACCGGCCACTCCCTGGACACCTACGGCATCTCGCCGCGCGAGACCGAGGAGCTGGCCGACGTCGTGCCGGCGGCGTTCCTCCACTTCGGCTGGGACCACGTCGCGGCCAACAGTCTGCCGCTGCTCGTCCTGGGGTTCCTGGCGGCCGTGCGCGGCATCGCCCGCTTCCTGGCCGTCTGCCTGACCATCATCGTCGTCAGCGGCGCCGGCGTCTGGTTGACCGCGCCGGACAACTCGCTCACGGCGGGCGCCTCGGGCGTGGTGTTCGGCCTCTTCGGCTATCTGCTGGTGCGCGGCTTCGTCGACCGGGACGCACTGGACATAACGGTCGGCATCACCGTCGTGCTGGTCTACGGCTCGATCCTGTGGGGTGTGCTGCCCACCGCCGAGGGCGTCTCGTGGCAGGGACACCTCTTCGGGCTGATCGGCGGGGTGCTGGCGGCGTTCTGGTTCCGCCGCTCGGTGCCGGCCGGGCGGTTCCGGCAGCCGATCCCCTGA
- a CDS encoding UbiX family flavin prenyltransferase: MSGASGTPYAASVLRALLAAGEDVDLVVSRASRLTLLDETGHPFRDAHWRDDLRRWLSRGADGDAEAYGVTVGSPSADTDAVPVAVFGPGLGAPAGDVGGGSGGSGGSGGGSGGTVRYWSAGDLAAGPSSGSYPARGMVVVPASTASVAGIALGLSKDLLQRAASVTLKERRPLVVAVRETPLNGRTLGHLVDLDAAGAVVLPASPAFYAGAVHIRDLVDFVAGRALDAMGVPHTLYRRWKGELGGAQGQS; the protein is encoded by the coding sequence GTGTCCGGGGCGTCCGGGACGCCGTACGCCGCCTCGGTGCTGCGCGCCCTGTTGGCGGCGGGCGAGGACGTGGACCTGGTGGTCAGCAGGGCCTCCCGGCTGACGTTGCTGGACGAGACCGGCCACCCCTTCCGTGACGCCCACTGGCGCGACGACCTGCGGCGCTGGCTCTCCCGCGGGGCGGACGGCGACGCCGAGGCGTACGGCGTGACGGTCGGGTCCCCGAGCGCGGACACGGACGCCGTCCCGGTCGCCGTCTTCGGCCCCGGCCTCGGCGCGCCCGCCGGCGACGTCGGCGGCGGGTCCGGCGGGTCCGGCGGGTCCGGCGGGGGATCCGGCGGCACTGTGCGGTACTGGTCGGCCGGTGACCTGGCCGCGGGGCCCTCGTCCGGCTCGTACCCGGCCAGGGGCATGGTCGTCGTCCCGGCCTCCACCGCCTCCGTCGCGGGGATCGCGCTGGGGCTGTCCAAGGACCTGCTCCAGCGCGCCGCGAGCGTCACCCTCAAGGAGCGCCGCCCGCTGGTCGTCGCCGTCCGCGAGACACCGCTGAACGGCCGGACGCTCGGGCACCTGGTCGACCTCGACGCGGCCGGCGCCGTGGTGCTGCCCGCCTCCCCGGCGTTCTACGCGGGCGCGGTCCACATCCGGGACCTGGTGGACTTCGTGGCGGGCCGGGCCCTGGACGCGATGGGTGTCCCCCACACTCTCTACCGCCGATGGAAAGGCGAGCTGGGGGGCGCACAAGGCCAGTCATAG
- a CDS encoding Lrp/AsnC family transcriptional regulator → MDAVDRQLIQALRENGRASYAELGRLVGLSGPSVTDRINRLEAAGVITGYRATVDAPSLGLGVTALVGIQLSDSVDHEDVVERLRDLPEIEDCWFIAGDDSFMLKVRSTDVDGLERMIRRLSGTKGVSRTRTTIVLSTKWENRVGELPEPEGEGR, encoded by the coding sequence ATGGACGCGGTGGACAGGCAGCTCATCCAGGCGCTGCGCGAGAACGGCAGGGCCTCGTACGCCGAACTGGGCCGGCTCGTCGGCCTCTCCGGCCCCAGCGTGACCGACCGCATCAACCGCCTGGAGGCCGCCGGGGTGATCACCGGCTACCGGGCGACGGTGGACGCGCCCTCCCTGGGGCTGGGCGTGACCGCGCTGGTCGGCATCCAGCTCTCGGACTCGGTGGACCACGAGGACGTGGTGGAACGGCTGCGGGACCTGCCCGAGATCGAGGACTGCTGGTTCATCGCCGGGGACGACTCCTTCATGCTCAAGGTCCGCTCCACCGACGTGGACGGTCTGGAGCGGATGATCCGCAGGCTCTCGGGCACCAAGGGCGTCTCCCGGACCCGCACCACCATCGTGCTCTCCACCAAGTGGGAGAACCGCGTCGGGGAGCTGCCCGAGCCCGAGGGCGAGGGCCGCTGA
- the mqnE gene encoding aminofutalosine synthase MqnE, which yields MDAGLKRELEEKVLAGERLTREDGIALYESDDLAWLGGLAHEMRTRKNGDVVYFNVNRHLNMTNVCTASCAYCSFQRKPGEKDAYTMRIEEAVRLARAMEGENLTELHIVNGLHPTLPWRYYPRSLRELKKALPQVSLKAFTATEIHHFETISGMSASEILDELIDAGLESLTGGGAEIFDWEVRQHIVDHRTHWEDWSRIHRLAHEKGLKTPCTMLYGHIEEPHHRVDHVLRLRELQDETGGFQVFIPLRYQHDFVDMKDGKIRNRLQSRTTMATGAEALKTFAVSRLLFDNVPHVKVFWVMHGVQTAQLALQHGADDMDGSVVEYKITHDADNYGTPDKLTREDLLELIRDAGFRPIERNTRYEIVREYEGPDPARRESPQPMRI from the coding sequence ATGGACGCTGGGCTCAAGCGTGAGCTGGAGGAGAAGGTCCTCGCGGGCGAACGGCTGACCCGCGAGGACGGCATCGCCCTGTACGAGTCCGACGACCTGGCCTGGCTGGGCGGCCTCGCCCACGAGATGCGCACTCGGAAGAACGGCGACGTCGTCTACTTCAACGTCAACCGGCACCTGAACATGACCAACGTGTGCACGGCCTCGTGCGCCTACTGCTCCTTCCAGCGCAAGCCGGGGGAGAAGGACGCGTACACCATGCGCATCGAGGAGGCCGTGCGGCTGGCCAGGGCGATGGAGGGCGAGAACCTCACCGAGCTGCACATCGTCAACGGCCTCCACCCCACCCTGCCCTGGCGCTACTACCCGCGCTCGCTGCGGGAGCTGAAGAAGGCGCTGCCGCAGGTGTCGCTGAAGGCGTTCACCGCCACCGAGATCCACCACTTCGAGACGATCTCGGGCATGTCGGCGTCGGAGATCCTCGACGAGCTGATCGACGCCGGGCTGGAGTCGCTGACCGGCGGCGGCGCGGAGATCTTCGACTGGGAGGTGCGGCAGCACATCGTCGACCACCGCACCCACTGGGAGGACTGGTCGCGCATCCACCGCCTCGCGCACGAAAAGGGCCTCAAGACGCCCTGCACCATGCTGTACGGTCACATCGAGGAGCCCCATCACCGGGTGGACCACGTCCTGCGGCTGCGCGAGCTCCAGGACGAGACCGGCGGCTTCCAGGTCTTCATCCCGCTGCGCTACCAGCACGACTTCGTGGACATGAAGGACGGCAAGATCCGCAACCGCCTCCAGTCCCGCACCACGATGGCCACCGGAGCGGAGGCGCTGAAGACCTTCGCGGTCTCCCGGCTGCTGTTCGACAACGTGCCCCACGTGAAGGTGTTCTGGGTGATGCACGGTGTCCAGACCGCCCAGCTCGCCCTCCAGCACGGCGCGGACGACATGGACGGCTCGGTCGTCGAGTACAAGATCACTCATGACGCGGACAACTACGGCACCCCCGACAAGCTCACCCGCGAGGACCTGCTGGAGCTGATCCGCGACGCCGGCTTCCGTCCGATCGAGCGGAACACCCGCTACGAGATCGTCCGCGAGTACGAGGGGCCCGACCCGGCGCGGCGCGAGTCCCCGCAGCCGATGCGGATCTGA
- a CDS encoding GNAT family N-acetyltransferase has protein sequence MALRYVLDPPVDRRLTDGICALWADVTNAGGAVAFVPPVTAEDVRPELVRHLVAMAEGRARLLVAYDEHGEPAGTAFLTLNTHRLMRHWVWLYTVMLHPARQGRGEGRALMAAVADAAAGLDGVLGIRLTCRGGLGLEHFYESCGYKEVGRVPDAIKVGDGDFRDDITMWLRLR, from the coding sequence GTGGCACTGCGGTACGTACTCGACCCCCCTGTCGACCGGCGGCTGACCGACGGGATATGCGCCCTGTGGGCGGACGTGACCAACGCGGGCGGCGCCGTCGCCTTCGTGCCGCCCGTCACCGCCGAGGACGTCCGCCCCGAACTCGTCCGGCACCTCGTCGCGATGGCGGAGGGCCGGGCGCGGCTGCTGGTGGCGTACGACGAGCACGGGGAGCCAGCCGGCACCGCCTTCCTCACACTGAACACACACCGGCTGATGCGACACTGGGTGTGGCTGTACACCGTGATGCTGCACCCCGCCCGTCAGGGCCGGGGCGAGGGCCGGGCGCTGATGGCCGCCGTGGCGGACGCCGCCGCGGGCCTGGACGGCGTCCTGGGCATCCGGCTCACCTGCCGCGGCGGGCTCGGGCTGGAGCACTTCTACGAGTCGTGCGGCTACAAGGAGGTCGGACGGGTCCCCGACGCCATCAAGGTCGGGGACGGCGACTTCCGGGACGACATCACCATGTGGCTCCGGCTCCGCTGA
- a CDS encoding DUF4229 domain-containing protein has protein sequence MRRAPHATLRYTAMRLGIFVACFVVVAVLAYVGVLPEAIGKANPLWLLMLAMVVSAPLSLVLLRRQRDEMSVQIAERVGRAKQRLAANRSQEDEVA, from the coding sequence GTGCGGCGGGCCCCGCACGCCACGCTCCGCTACACGGCCATGCGGCTGGGCATCTTCGTCGCCTGCTTCGTGGTCGTCGCGGTGCTCGCCTACGTCGGCGTCCTGCCCGAGGCCATCGGCAAGGCCAACCCGCTGTGGCTGCTGATGCTCGCCATGGTCGTCTCCGCGCCGCTCAGCCTCGTGCTGCTGCGCAGGCAGCGCGACGAGATGTCCGTGCAGATCGCCGAGCGCGTGGGCCGCGCCAAGCAGCGGCTCGCCGCCAACCGGAGCCAGGAGGACGAGGTCGCCTGA
- a CDS encoding dicarboxylate/amino acid:cation symporter: MSSNTSSTPSAPGEPNTPQGRRIRLPRVPFWAQILLGLVLGVLLGWAARSGDIAWLGTALDRIGGTFVQLLKLAVGPLVFFAIAVSITNLRNVSGAARLAGRTLLWFMATSLIAVAIGLGIGLLTDPGAGTGLSPKDGARPESSGSWLDFLTGIIPTDVITPFTELKVLQIVFMAAVAGIAALRVGEKAEPLLAFAESALALLQKALWWVIRLAPLGTLGLIGRAINEYGWDLIGQYATFTADVYIGCLLVMFGVYPLLLATAARVNPLQFFRGAWPAIQLAFVSRSSVGTMPLTQKVTERLGVPKEYASFAVPFGATTKMDGCAAVYPALAAIFVAEIFGVSLGIGDYLLIAFVSVIGSAATAGLTGATVMTTLTLSTLGLPLEGVGLLLAIDPILDMMRTATNVTGQAVVPVLVAARERILDLEAFHSARSFDIDEADADSGPGPEGAEDTGAGTGSRGRGEPAAVTA; the protein is encoded by the coding sequence GTGTCCTCCAACACGTCCAGCACGCCCAGCGCCCCTGGCGAACCGAACACCCCCCAGGGGCGCCGAATACGCCTGCCCAGAGTGCCGTTCTGGGCCCAGATCCTTCTCGGCCTGGTCCTCGGCGTCCTGCTGGGCTGGGCCGCCCGCAGCGGTGACATCGCCTGGCTGGGCACCGCCCTGGACAGGATCGGCGGCACCTTCGTCCAACTGCTGAAGCTGGCCGTCGGACCGCTGGTCTTCTTCGCGATCGCCGTCTCGATCACCAACCTGCGGAACGTCTCGGGCGCCGCCCGGCTGGCCGGCCGCACCCTGTTGTGGTTCATGGCCACCTCGCTGATCGCCGTCGCGATCGGCCTGGGCATCGGCCTGCTCACCGACCCCGGCGCGGGCACCGGCCTGTCCCCGAAGGACGGCGCCCGGCCCGAGAGCTCCGGTTCCTGGCTGGACTTCCTGACCGGGATCATCCCGACGGACGTGATCACGCCGTTCACCGAGCTGAAGGTCCTGCAGATCGTCTTCATGGCCGCCGTCGCCGGCATCGCCGCGCTGCGCGTCGGCGAGAAGGCCGAGCCGCTGCTGGCCTTCGCCGAGTCCGCCCTGGCCCTGCTCCAGAAGGCCCTGTGGTGGGTCATCCGGCTGGCCCCGCTGGGCACCCTCGGTCTGATCGGCCGCGCGATCAACGAGTACGGCTGGGACCTGATCGGGCAGTACGCCACCTTCACCGCCGACGTCTACATCGGCTGCCTGCTGGTGATGTTCGGCGTCTACCCGCTGCTGCTGGCGACCGCCGCCCGGGTCAACCCGCTGCAGTTCTTCCGCGGTGCCTGGCCCGCCATCCAGCTCGCCTTCGTCTCCCGTTCCTCGGTGGGCACCATGCCGCTGACCCAGAAGGTCACCGAGCGGCTCGGCGTGCCGAAGGAGTACGCGAGCTTCGCCGTCCCGTTCGGCGCCACCACCAAGATGGACGGCTGCGCGGCGGTCTACCCGGCGCTCGCCGCGATCTTCGTCGCGGAGATCTTCGGGGTGTCCCTGGGTATCGGCGACTACCTGCTGATCGCCTTCGTCTCGGTCATCGGCTCGGCCGCCACCGCGGGCCTGACCGGCGCCACGGTGATGACCACGCTGACCCTCTCCACCCTCGGCCTGCCGCTGGAGGGCGTGGGTCTGCTGCTGGCGATCGACCCGATCCTGGACATGATGCGGACCGCCACCAACGTCACCGGCCAGGCCGTCGTCCCGGTCCTGGTCGCCGCCCGGGAACGGATCCTGGACCTGGAGGCCTTCCACAGCGCCAGGAGCTTCGACATCGACGAGGCGGACGCCGACTCCGGCCCCGGCCCCGAGGGGGCCGAGGACACCGGGGCCGGCACCGGGAGCAGGGGTCGGGGCGAACCGGCCGCCGTCACCGCCTGA